CAATATCGTTCAGATTATTACTCAAATCAAGCTTATTCACATCAAACTCTACCGAACTTAAGTAATTAGGATTATGATGGTTTATTTTTATATGCTCCAAAGCATATACATTTCGCATATACCATCCAACCTTTTCCTCGTTTTCAACAAGCATCTTCACAATAGCTGTAGCCCAACTACCACCACCTATAACTGCTATTTTTTTATTATCATCCATATAATGATCAATTTGTCATCACCTTCCTGTTTTTTTCACAGGAAAATATCCAACGCAAAATTAACATTTTATATTTTTATGTTACTGTCAAAGATCATCTAAAAAAATCTTTGTACCTATCTATCTACAAAAACGCATATACTATTAAGTTAGAACGCAATAAGAAATAAATAGCAAACTAAATTTTTACAATAATTAATTAATCATAAAATATTATCACGAAAATCCCCTCTCATTCTTAATTTTCTCATAAGCTTCCTGAACTTTTTGAAACTTTTCTTTAGCTCCCTGCATGTGCTCTTCACCTAAATGATGTACCCTATCCGGATGATATTTTCGCGCCATTCTTCTATATGCTTTTTTCACATCATCATCGGAACTTGCCTTTGTAACCTCCAATATTTTATATGCATTTTCAGTATCATCATAAAACATTGCCTTTATAGAGCCAAAATCCTGAGGACTTATATAAAGGTATCCTGAAATGGTTTTAATAGTATGAACTTCATCTTTACTTACATGTCCGTCGGCTTTAGCTATTCCAAACAAAAAATGAAGAAGCTGTAATCTGGAAGCATGATCCATATGGTGGGCAATCTGCATACTCACCTGGCGAATAGAAATATTTTGATTATTTATTATCTCTTTAAACAGTCTAAAAGCCTGGTTTGCTCTTTCTTTGCCATACATCTGTACAAAGTGATTTCGAACGAAATCGAGTTCAGGCTGAGTAGTTTTACCATCAGCTTTAATTACCGCAGCAGAAAGAACCAACAGAGAAACTTCGAAATCGCCTGATTGTGTTCCTGTATATCCTTCCCGGCTCTTTTGGAAATCTTCAATATCATTCTGGCTCATACCATGAAATGCCGAACCTAATGCATATCCTAAAATAGCTCCTATCGGTCCGCCAAATGCCCAACCAAGTCCCGCTCCTATCCATTTTACAAATTTTGCCATTATAATTTTTTTTATTATTAATATACTTCACTACTAAAGCACCATAAGATTACAACCTCTTATATCGCTATGGTCGAAACGCCCAATAACTTCGAAAGATTCATCTTCATGCAACCTTCCCAAATCCTGAGTAGCAATAAATGAACAAGAATTGATATTAGCCAAATCAATTACATTTAAGCCTCCTGATTTTCCAAATGTAATATAAGAAAATGGATCTTCAGTATCGCGAATTAAAACTTTCATCCACGGCGGACACTTAAAAACACCATCACCTTTTGAGTAAGCCTGCGACAGGAGTTCCGTCATTCCGTATTCTGAATGAATTGATTTTACACCAAAACCACTCGTGAAAATTTCATGTAACTCTTCCCTTACCATCTCTTTTCTTCTACCCTTCATACCCCCGGTTTCCATAATAGTGGTGTACTTTAGATCGAGGTTATAGTCATCCAGAAAGTCTAA
This sequence is a window from Bacteroidota bacterium. Protein-coding genes within it:
- a CDS encoding TerB family tellurite resistance protein, which produces MAKFVKWIGAGLGWAFGGPIGAILGYALGSAFHGMSQNDIEDFQKSREGYTGTQSGDFEVSLLVLSAAVIKADGKTTQPELDFVRNHFVQMYGKERANQAFRLFKEIINNQNISIRQVSMQIAHHMDHASRLQLLHFLFGIAKADGHVSKDEVHTIKTISGYLYISPQDFGSIKAMFYDDTENAYKILEVTKASSDDDVKKAYRRMARKYHPDRVHHLGEEHMQGAKEKFQKVQEAYEKIKNERGFS